In Herbinix luporum, a single window of DNA contains:
- a CDS encoding cytidylate kinase-like family protein yields the protein MSKYVITIARGYGSGGRTIGKMLAKELNIAYYDRELLRLASDDSGINEELFARADEKLRKTPLFRIARKAYKGELIPPDSDDFVSNDNLFNYQAKIIKELAQEESCVIVGRAADYILKDYDNVVKVFVHAPIKDCIKTLKEMTGKSEKEIEKQITSIDKHRAEYYKYYTGRNWEDAKNYDLCLNSSQLGFDKCVEIVKSYIDIRFR from the coding sequence ATGAGCAAATATGTAATTACAATTGCAAGAGGATATGGCAGTGGAGGAAGAACTATCGGCAAGATGCTGGCTAAGGAACTAAACATAGCCTATTATGATCGTGAGCTTTTACGGTTGGCCTCAGATGACAGTGGTATTAATGAGGAGTTATTTGCCAGGGCTGATGAGAAGTTAAGAAAGACCCCTCTTTTTAGGATTGCAAGAAAAGCATATAAGGGTGAGTTAATTCCCCCGGACAGCGATGATTTTGTTTCCAATGACAATCTGTTTAACTATCAGGCAAAAATTATTAAGGAACTGGCACAGGAAGAATCCTGCGTGATAGTTGGCCGGGCTGCGGACTATATACTTAAGGATTATGATAATGTGGTTAAGGTCTTTGTTCATGCACCTATTAAAGACTGCATAAAAACCCTTAAGGAAATGACTGGAAAATCGGAAAAAGAAATCGAAAAGCAAATTACTTCTATTGATAAGCACAGGGCCGAATATTACAAATATTATACCGGTCGAAATTGGGAAGATGCAAAGAATTATGATTTGTGTTTAAATAGCAGCCAGCTGGGCTTTGATAAGTGCGTAGAAATTGTAAAGTCCTATATTGATATTAGATTCCGCTAG
- a CDS encoding ABC transporter substrate-binding protein, with translation MKKRIIGLFLTLCIMMVSLAACGTKDETLDGKDQGQQTDDQTDAKKFYIGGIGPITGDAAVYGQHVMKSAEIAVKEINEAGGINGAMIEFRFEDDVHDPEKSVNAYNTLKDWGMQILMGTVTSNPSNAVKEEAYADNMFMLTPSASAPEVVQYDNAFQVCFTDPNQGMASAKYIADNNLASKVAVIYNSSDVYSTGIYEKFAEEAKKQNLEIVATEAFTSDNKSDFNVQLQKAKSGGAELIFLPIYYEEATLVLTQAAAMDYKPIFFGCDGLDGILGVENFDKSLAEGVMLLTPFAADADDERTQEFVKKFKEANDGVVPNQFGADAYDAIYIIKAAIEESGVTPDMSVSDICDGLKEAMTKITVDGLTGSGMTWTSSGEVNKEPLAVVIKNGKYVSAD, from the coding sequence ATGAAAAAGAGAATAATAGGTCTGTTTTTGACCCTATGTATTATGATGGTAAGCTTAGCAGCTTGTGGGACAAAAGATGAAACTTTAGATGGCAAGGATCAAGGCCAGCAGACCGATGATCAAACCGATGCTAAAAAGTTCTATATAGGAGGAATTGGACCTATTACAGGGGATGCTGCAGTCTATGGTCAACATGTTATGAAGTCTGCAGAAATTGCTGTTAAGGAAATTAATGAAGCAGGTGGAATTAACGGTGCTATGATTGAGTTTAGATTTGAGGATGATGTACATGATCCTGAAAAGTCCGTTAATGCATACAATACATTAAAAGACTGGGGTATGCAGATTCTTATGGGTACTGTAACATCCAATCCCAGTAATGCAGTAAAAGAAGAGGCTTATGCTGATAATATGTTTATGCTGACCCCTTCAGCATCTGCCCCGGAAGTAGTTCAATATGATAATGCATTCCAAGTTTGCTTTACAGACCCTAACCAAGGAATGGCATCTGCTAAGTATATAGCTGATAATAACCTGGCTTCTAAGGTGGCTGTTATCTATAATAGCTCAGACGTATATTCAACAGGTATCTATGAGAAATTTGCTGAGGAAGCTAAAAAACAAAATTTGGAAATTGTGGCTACAGAAGCATTTACAAGTGATAATAAATCTGATTTTAATGTACAATTACAGAAAGCTAAATCCGGTGGAGCAGAGCTTATATTCTTACCGATTTATTATGAGGAAGCTACTTTAGTTTTAACTCAAGCAGCAGCTATGGACTATAAACCTATTTTCTTTGGATGTGACGGCCTAGATGGAATTCTTGGTGTTGAAAACTTTGATAAATCACTGGCTGAAGGAGTAATGCTCTTAACACCTTTTGCAGCTGATGCTGATGATGAGAGAACACAAGAGTTTGTTAAAAAATTTAAAGAAGCTAATGATGGTGTTGTTCCAAATCAATTTGGTGCAGATGCATATGATGCTATCTATATAATTAAAGCTGCCATTGAAGAAAGCGGTGTTACACCTGATATGAGTGTATCAGATATTTGCGATGGTCTTAAGGAAGCTATGACAAAGATTACAGTAGACGGACTTACCGGTTCAGGTATGACTTGGACATCCTCCGGTGAGGTTAACAAGGAGCCTTTAGCTGTTGTTATTAAAAACGGAAAATATGTTTCTGCTGATTAA
- a CDS encoding epoxyqueuosine reductase QueH, with translation MNYQLELDKIINKINSSPSKNLPKLLIHSCCAPCSSYVLEYLSNYFAITIFYYNPNIYPEDEYRRRVKEQEDLIRAMNLKNSVLFVEGDYEPRKYYDLVKGHEKDPEGGDRCFICYGMRLKEAAKAAKEGGYEYFTTTLTISPHKNAAKLNEIGEEVAALYGVSFLPSDFKKRNGYKRSIELSKEYGLYRQDYCGCVYSIRKDTINNE, from the coding sequence ATGAACTATCAATTGGAGCTAGATAAAATAATAAATAAAATTAATTCTTCACCAAGCAAGAACTTGCCTAAACTTCTGATACATAGTTGCTGTGCCCCTTGCAGCAGTTATGTCTTAGAATATCTGTCTAATTATTTTGCTATAACTATATTTTACTATAATCCTAATATATACCCTGAGGATGAATATAGAAGGAGAGTCAAGGAACAGGAAGACCTAATTAGGGCTATGAACTTAAAAAATTCGGTTCTATTTGTAGAGGGGGATTATGAGCCTAGGAAATATTATGATTTAGTAAAAGGTCATGAAAAAGATCCTGAAGGCGGTGACAGATGCTTTATTTGTTATGGTATGAGACTTAAGGAGGCAGCCAAGGCAGCTAAGGAAGGGGGATATGAGTATTTTACAACAACTTTAACCATCAGTCCCCATAAGAATGCGGCAAAACTTAATGAAATAGGTGAAGAAGTAGCTGCTTTATATGGAGTTTCATTTCTACCTTCTGATTTTAAGAAGCGAAACGGATACAAACGTTCCATTGAACTTTCTAAGGAATATGGCCTATATCGCCAGGATTATTGTGGCTGCGTATATTCCATTAGGAAAGATACAATTAATAATGAATAG
- a CDS encoding deoxyguanosinetriphosphate triphosphohydrolase, with translation MDNNLTIRQKLELREHEILSPYAAFSDQSQGRDYEEEPCNIRPVYQRDRDRILHSKAFRRLKHKTQVFLAPEGDHYRTRLTHTLEVAQIARTIAKALRLNEDLTEAIALGHDLGHTPFGHAGERALNRICPGGFKHHIHSIRVVERFENHGKGLNLTKEVRDGIRNHQMSTIPSTLEGKVVKLSDKIAYIHHDTDDAIRGGIIREEDIPKEYKEILGNNLADRLNTLINDIITNSEGKNDIIMSPDIEKAMYSLREFMFNNVYLNKKAKSQEEQAERLLEQLFMYYTNHLEQLPQEYYIRIEKLDEAPKQVVCDYIAGMTDRYAVAKFKELMIPSAWSVY, from the coding sequence ATGGATAACAACTTAACTATCAGACAGAAGCTTGAACTTAGGGAACATGAGATATTAAGTCCATATGCAGCATTCTCAGATCAGTCTCAGGGAAGGGATTATGAGGAGGAACCTTGTAATATCCGACCGGTTTATCAAAGGGACAGGGATAGGATACTGCATTCTAAGGCATTTAGAAGATTAAAGCACAAGACTCAGGTTTTTCTTGCCCCTGAAGGTGACCACTACAGGACTAGACTTACCCATACATTAGAAGTAGCCCAGATAGCAAGAACTATAGCCAAAGCTTTAAGATTAAATGAAGATCTTACGGAAGCTATAGCCCTAGGCCATGATCTTGGACATACTCCTTTTGGACATGCAGGGGAGAGAGCCCTTAATAGAATATGTCCCGGAGGCTTCAAACATCATATACATAGTATCCGTGTAGTGGAACGGTTTGAGAATCATGGAAAGGGACTAAATCTTACCAAGGAAGTAAGAGATGGTATTCGCAATCACCAGATGTCAACCATACCTTCTACCTTAGAAGGAAAGGTGGTTAAATTAAGTGATAAAATCGCATATATCCACCATGATACGGATGATGCTATCCGTGGTGGAATTATCAGGGAGGAGGATATACCTAAGGAATATAAAGAAATCCTTGGTAACAATCTAGCTGATAGGTTAAATACCTTAATTAATGACATAATAACAAACAGTGAAGGTAAAAATGATATTATTATGTCCCCTGATATTGAGAAGGCAATGTATAGTCTTCGGGAATTTATGTTTAATAATGTTTATCTTAATAAGAAAGCTAAAAGCCAAGAAGAACAGGCAGAACGCTTACTGGAACAGTTGTTTATGTACTATACTAATCATCTAGAACAGTTACCACAAGAGTATTATATACGGATAGAAAAGTTAGATGAAGCTCCCAAACAGGTGGTATGTGATTATATTGCAGGTATGACAGATAGATATGCAGTAGCAAAGTTTAAAGAACTCATGATCCCATCAGCTTGGAGTGTTTATTAA
- a CDS encoding beta/alpha barrel domain-containing protein yields the protein MVDRLTPEINGILRRHMIRVPQEIDAASGIRIFGKLIRSIVFTTDVAIIRNCNANAVIAVYPFTPQPIISHSIITCSDVPVFCGVGGGTTTGNRVVNLAEHAEFQGAAGVVLNAPTPNETIVLLKEYIDIPIIITVVSEKTDIKSRLDSGVSILNVSAASRTPEIVRRIRNDFPEVPIIATGGPTPESIIETIEAGANAITYTPPTNGEIFKALMNKYRAEC from the coding sequence ATGGTAGATAGGCTGACCCCGGAAATCAACGGAATCTTAAGAAGACATATGATAAGGGTTCCACAGGAAATAGATGCCGCCAGCGGAATAAGAATTTTTGGTAAGTTGATTCGCTCTATTGTATTTACCACAGATGTGGCAATTATACGTAATTGCAATGCCAATGCAGTTATTGCAGTATATCCTTTTACACCTCAACCAATTATATCCCATTCAATCATAACCTGTTCTGATGTACCGGTATTTTGTGGTGTAGGCGGTGGAACAACCACAGGAAACAGGGTTGTAAACCTGGCGGAACATGCAGAATTTCAGGGGGCAGCAGGTGTAGTCTTAAATGCACCAACTCCTAATGAAACAATTGTATTATTGAAAGAATATATTGATATTCCTATTATCATTACAGTAGTATCAGAAAAAACTGATATAAAAAGCAGGCTAGATAGCGGAGTATCTATATTAAATGTATCAGCAGCTTCAAGGACTCCGGAAATTGTTAGAAGGATTAGAAATGATTTTCCTGAAGTTCCCATAATTGCCACAGGAGGACCGACACCGGAATCGATAATAGAAACCATAGAGGCGGGAGCTAATGCTATTACATATACTCCACCTACCAACGGTGAAATCTTTAAGGCTTTAATGAATAAATATCGTGCTGAATGTTAA
- a CDS encoding branched-chain amino acid ABC transporter permease, producing MKKNILKINKSTRNNMVTIGLIVIAYAICQSMIVTGNMSNLLQNLLVSLCYYSIMAISLNLTVGILGHLSLGHAGFMCIGAFAGAFFSKSMVNTIDNTFIRFTLAILIGAAFAGLFGVIIGVAVLRLRGDYLAIVTLAFGEIIKNVLNVLYVGYDKRGIHISAEDAMSLNLDESGVVIVKGAQGISGTPRDATFTIGVILLIISYLIIVNLVNSRSGRAIMSIRDNHIAAESVGINITKYKILAFSISAALAGVAGVLYSHNISSVQSSKFGYNMSIMILVFVVLGGMGNLRGSIFAAILLTLLPEYLRFLRDYRMLIYAIVLIIMMLFNWAPACIEWRKKFSFKNLLGSVFRKTKKEV from the coding sequence ATGAAAAAGAATATACTTAAAATAAATAAATCTACCCGTAATAATATGGTTACCATCGGACTCATAGTAATTGCATATGCAATATGTCAGTCCATGATTGTAACAGGTAATATGTCCAATCTTCTACAGAATCTATTAGTTTCCTTATGTTACTACTCTATTATGGCTATATCCTTAAATTTAACAGTAGGGATTTTGGGCCATTTAAGTCTTGGACATGCGGGATTTATGTGTATCGGTGCATTTGCAGGAGCCTTTTTTTCAAAATCCATGGTTAATACCATAGATAATACCTTTATTCGTTTTACACTGGCTATTTTAATCGGTGCTGCCTTTGCCGGATTATTTGGTGTTATTATAGGTGTTGCAGTTTTAAGACTTCGGGGTGATTATCTTGCAATTGTTACTTTGGCATTTGGAGAAATTATCAAGAATGTTCTTAATGTATTATATGTAGGTTACGATAAAAGAGGAATTCATATTTCAGCAGAAGATGCCATGTCCCTTAATCTAGATGAGAGTGGTGTGGTTATTGTTAAAGGAGCCCAGGGTATATCCGGTACCCCTAGGGATGCAACTTTTACAATCGGAGTTATCTTACTAATTATAAGCTATCTTATTATCGTTAATCTGGTTAATTCCCGTTCGGGACGAGCAATTATGTCCATAAGGGATAACCATATTGCTGCGGAATCTGTAGGTATTAATATTACTAAATATAAAATTTTGGCCTTTTCAATATCTGCAGCTTTGGCAGGAGTAGCCGGAGTTTTATATTCCCACAATATTTCATCGGTACAATCATCTAAGTTCGGATATAATATGTCAATTATGATTTTAGTATTTGTTGTTTTAGGAGGCATGGGTAATCTCCGTGGATCAATTTTTGCAGCTATTTTGCTTACCTTGCTTCCGGAGTATCTAAGATTTTTAAGGGATTATCGTATGTTGATATATGCCATAGTATTAATCATAATGATGTTGTTTAACTGGGCACCGGCGTGTATAGAGTGGCGAAAGAAATTTTCTTTTAAAAATCTTTTAGGTTCTGTGTTTAGAAAAACTAAGAAGGAGGTGTAA
- a CDS encoding pyridoxal phosphate-dependent aminotransferase, producing the protein MGGNILREEYIRPWEKNIRSVVPYVPGEQPREKDVIKLNTNENPFPPAPGVEKVLKNMDTDSLRLYPDPTIGLLVEEIAKFYQVEKEQVFVGVGSDDVLAMAYLTFFNSDKPILFPDITYSFYPVWCDLYRIPYETPALDEEFRLVKEDYYKDNGGIIIANPNAPTSIYESISTIEDIVAHNTNSVVIIDEAYIDFAGESALSLIDKYDNLLVVQTFSKSRSMAGMRIGFAMGNKKLIKALNDVKYSFNSYTLNQAAILAGVEAIKDKQYFKEGINKLIEIRKEAEKSLKELGFDFPASGANFLFVTHKTIPAKKLYEVLKENNIYVRYFDLPRISNYLRVTIGSKEQMDKLFEFLNQYINNK; encoded by the coding sequence ATGGGAGGTAATATTTTGAGGGAAGAGTATATAAGGCCCTGGGAAAAAAATATTAGGAGTGTAGTACCTTATGTTCCCGGGGAACAGCCCAGAGAAAAAGATGTAATAAAGCTAAATACCAATGAGAATCCCTTTCCTCCTGCACCGGGAGTAGAAAAGGTATTAAAAAATATGGATACCGATAGCTTAAGGCTTTATCCGGATCCCACCATAGGACTTTTAGTAGAGGAAATAGCTAAGTTTTATCAAGTGGAAAAAGAACAGGTCTTTGTGGGGGTTGGTTCAGATGATGTACTGGCCATGGCATATTTAACTTTTTTTAATTCTGATAAGCCGATTCTTTTTCCTGATATAACATACTCTTTCTATCCTGTCTGGTGTGATTTGTATAGGATACCCTATGAAACACCGGCCTTAGATGAAGAATTTAGGCTTGTTAAAGAGGATTATTATAAGGATAACGGAGGGATTATAATAGCTAATCCCAATGCTCCTACATCCATATATGAAAGTATATCTACTATTGAAGATATAGTGGCCCATAATACAAATTCTGTAGTGATTATTGATGAGGCCTATATTGATTTTGCAGGGGAGTCAGCACTTTCCTTAATAGACAAATACGATAATCTCCTGGTTGTACAGACCTTTTCAAAATCAAGGTCAATGGCAGGAATGAGGATAGGATTTGCTATGGGAAATAAAAAGCTTATTAAGGCTTTAAATGATGTAAAATACTCCTTTAATTCCTATACCTTAAATCAGGCTGCAATTTTAGCTGGAGTTGAAGCCATTAAAGATAAACAGTATTTTAAAGAAGGAATAAATAAGCTTATTGAAATCAGAAAAGAAGCTGAGAAGTCCTTGAAAGAACTGGGATTTGATTTTCCGGCTTCAGGGGCCAACTTTTTATTTGTTACCCATAAAACAATTCCTGCAAAAAAGTTGTATGAAGTTTTAAAAGAAAATAATATTTATGTAAGATATTTTGATTTACCCAGAATTAGTAATTATCTTAGAGTCACTATAGGTTCAAAAGAACAGATGGATAAGCTGTTTGAATTTTTAAATCAGTATATTAATAATAAGTAA
- a CDS encoding pyridoxal phosphate-dependent aminotransferase, whose product MISDKMKAFVNSSSAIRAMFEEGKRLAEIYGAENVYDFSLGNPSVEPPSEIKEALIEVLNEENPNMVHGYMNNSGYEDVREKIALSLNKRFDTNFGLENIIMTVGAAGGLNVILKSLLNPGDEVITFAPFFGEYRNYVSNYDGHLVIVPPNCETFQPDLEEFEKSITAKTKAVIINSPNNPTGVVYSEDTICKLAKILNRKQQEYNKSIYLISDEPYRELVYDDLEVPYLTKYYDNTIVGYSYSKSLSLPGERIGYLVIPGEVDIYEDLVAAANVATRILGFVNAPSLIQRAVAKCLEAKVDVEIYNRNRELLYNNLVSYGYECVKPQGAFYLFVKALEQDDKKFAQEAKKHNILIVPGSAFGCPGYVRIAYCVDYEMIKRALPGFEKLAKEYGR is encoded by the coding sequence ATGATATCTGATAAAATGAAAGCATTTGTTAATTCAAGTTCTGCAATCCGTGCCATGTTTGAAGAGGGAAAAAGGCTGGCAGAGATTTATGGTGCAGAAAATGTTTATGATTTTAGTTTGGGAAATCCCAGTGTAGAGCCTCCGTCAGAGATTAAGGAGGCCCTGATAGAGGTCTTAAATGAGGAAAATCCCAATATGGTTCATGGTTATATGAACAATTCCGGCTACGAAGATGTAAGGGAAAAAATCGCCTTATCCCTTAATAAAAGATTTGATACAAACTTTGGCTTAGAAAATATCATTATGACAGTGGGTGCAGCGGGAGGACTAAATGTAATCTTAAAATCCTTATTAAATCCCGGTGATGAGGTAATAACTTTTGCACCGTTTTTTGGTGAATACCGTAATTATGTCAGCAATTATGACGGACACTTAGTAATAGTGCCGCCAAATTGTGAAACTTTCCAGCCAGACCTGGAGGAGTTTGAAAAAAGTATTACAGCAAAGACCAAGGCTGTTATTATAAATTCTCCCAATAATCCTACGGGAGTGGTATATTCTGAAGACACTATCTGTAAGTTAGCCAAGATATTAAATAGGAAGCAGCAGGAATATAATAAGTCTATTTATCTGATTTCAGATGAGCCCTATAGGGAATTGGTATATGATGATTTAGAGGTACCTTATCTGACTAAATACTATGATAATACTATTGTGGGATATTCATATAGTAAGTCCCTGTCTCTTCCCGGTGAAAGAATAGGTTACTTGGTTATTCCAGGTGAAGTAGATATATATGAAGACTTGGTGGCTGCAGCCAATGTGGCAACCCGTATACTTGGCTTTGTAAACGCTCCCTCCCTTATACAAAGAGCAGTTGCCAAATGCCTTGAGGCAAAAGTAGATGTGGAAATATATAACCGTAACAGGGAGCTTTTATATAACAATTTAGTATCCTATGGATATGAATGTGTAAAACCACAGGGTGCATTTTATCTCTTTGTAAAGGCCTTAGAGCAGGATGACAAGAAATTTGCCCAGGAGGCAAAAAAGCATAATATATTAATAGTTCCCGGATCTGCCTTTGGTTGTCCCGGATATGTAAGAATTGCTTATTGTGTTGATTATGAAATGATTAAAAGGGCCTTGCCCGGCTTTGAGAAGCTTGCTAAGGAATATGGGAGGTAA
- a CDS encoding ABC transporter ATP-binding protein, which yields MLEVKNLQVYYGVIQAIKKVSFKVEEGEIIALIGANGAGKTTILHTVSGLISAKQGEVLYNGVDLQKIPAHKIVSLGLAHVPEGRRVFAQLSVYENLLLGAYTRSDKGEIEETLEQVFKRFPRLKERKSQMAGTLSGGEQQMLAMGRALMSKPKIILLDEPSMGLSPILVEEVFDIIKSINKSGTTVLLVEQNAKKALSIAHRAYVLETGNIVLEGDAKVLMNDESVKKAYLGE from the coding sequence ATGTTAGAAGTTAAGAATTTACAGGTATATTATGGAGTCATACAAGCTATTAAAAAGGTCTCCTTTAAGGTAGAGGAAGGAGAAATTATTGCACTGATTGGTGCAAACGGAGCAGGTAAGACTACAATTTTGCATACGGTTTCAGGCTTAATATCAGCTAAACAAGGTGAGGTGCTTTATAATGGAGTGGACCTGCAAAAGATTCCTGCCCATAAAATAGTTTCCTTGGGCCTAGCCCATGTACCTGAAGGAAGAAGGGTTTTTGCCCAGCTTTCAGTATATGAAAATCTGCTCTTAGGAGCATATACAAGAAGCGATAAGGGGGAGATAGAAGAAACCCTAGAGCAGGTATTTAAAAGATTTCCAAGATTAAAGGAACGTAAAAGTCAGATGGCCGGTACCTTAAGTGGCGGTGAACAGCAGATGCTTGCCATGGGAAGAGCTCTTATGTCAAAACCAAAGATAATACTTTTAGATGAACCTTCTATGGGACTATCTCCTATTTTAGTTGAAGAGGTATTTGATATTATTAAAAGTATTAACAAAAGCGGTACCACTGTCCTTTTAGTAGAACAAAATGCAAAAAAAGCCTTATCTATTGCCCATCGTGCATATGTACTTGAGACCGGCAATATCGTATTAGAGGGCGATGCCAAGGTACTGATGAATGATGAGTCAGTAAAAAAAGCATATTTAGGTGAATAA
- a CDS encoding branched-chain amino acid ABC transporter permease, producing the protein MSFITYLINGISLGSVYAMIALGYTMVYGIAKMLNFAHGDVIMVGGFIIFTLMSSLGLSPVLAVLIAIVLCTVLGVTIERVAYKPLRKAPSLAVLITAIGVSYLLQNLALLIFGAGSKSFTSVIPVPAISLAGGRIPISGETLVTIPVCIIIMIALTIFIKKSKTGRAMVAVSEDKEAAVLMGVNVNKTIAITFAIGSALAAIASALMFSTYTNLSSTSGAMPGIKAFIAAVFGGIGSIPGAMIGGILLGIIEILSKAYISTQLGDAIVFLVLIIVLLVKPTGILGKKIQEKV; encoded by the coding sequence ATGAGCTTTATAACTTATTTAATTAATGGAATAAGCTTAGGGAGCGTATATGCAATGATTGCCCTGGGCTATACAATGGTATATGGAATTGCTAAAATGCTTAACTTTGCCCATGGTGATGTAATTATGGTAGGAGGATTTATTATATTCACTCTTATGAGTTCCTTGGGGCTAAGTCCGGTTCTTGCGGTCTTGATTGCAATAGTTTTATGTACTGTTTTAGGAGTTACTATTGAACGTGTTGCTTATAAACCGCTAAGAAAGGCTCCATCATTAGCTGTCTTAATTACAGCTATCGGTGTCAGTTATCTTCTTCAAAATCTTGCCTTACTGATTTTTGGAGCGGGATCAAAATCATTCACTTCAGTAATTCCTGTGCCGGCAATATCACTGGCTGGGGGTAGGATTCCCATATCCGGGGAGACCTTGGTAACTATACCGGTATGTATTATTATTATGATTGCACTAACTATATTTATTAAGAAATCAAAAACAGGTCGGGCCATGGTTGCTGTATCTGAGGATAAAGAAGCGGCTGTTCTTATGGGAGTTAATGTTAACAAAACCATAGCTATTACTTTTGCCATAGGTTCAGCCCTTGCTGCCATAGCAAGTGCCTTAATGTTTTCAACATATACTAATTTATCTTCTACCTCAGGAGCAATGCCTGGAATTAAGGCATTTATAGCGGCGGTATTTGGAGGAATAGGCTCTATACCCGGTGCTATGATTGGGGGAATCCTTCTTGGAATTATTGAGATATTAAGCAAGGCATATATCTCTACACAGTTAGGCGATGCCATTGTATTTCTGGTACTTATTATAGTGCTTTTAGTAAAGCCCACAGGAATACTTGGCAAAAAGATACAAGAGAAAGTGTAG
- a CDS encoding ABC transporter ATP-binding protein has translation MEMLSVKNLGISFGGLHAVDSFSITVNKGELYGLIGPNGAGKTTVFNLLTGVYKPDMGQIILDGENITGRSAIEINKAGIARTFQNIRLFNNLSVLDNVKVGLHNDYKYSSIAGILRLPKYYKTEKAMNERAYEILEVFGLKEEANVLSANLPYGKQRKLEIARALATSPKLLLLDEPAAGMNPAETDELMETITLIRKKYDVTILLIEHDMKLVAGICEKIFVLNFGTELANGLPQDVLNNPEVIKAYLGE, from the coding sequence ATGGAAATGTTATCGGTAAAAAATCTAGGCATCTCCTTTGGAGGTTTACACGCAGTTGATTCCTTTAGTATCACTGTTAACAAAGGGGAGTTATATGGACTAATCGGGCCAAACGGTGCCGGTAAAACCACCGTATTTAATCTTCTTACAGGTGTGTATAAACCGGATATGGGTCAGATTATTTTGGACGGTGAAAATATAACAGGCCGCAGTGCCATTGAGATTAATAAGGCAGGTATTGCAAGGACCTTTCAGAATATTAGATTATTTAATAATTTATCGGTACTGGATAATGTGAAGGTGGGCCTTCATAATGACTATAAGTATTCTTCCATAGCAGGTATATTAAGATTGCCAAAATATTATAAGACAGAAAAAGCTATGAATGAGCGAGCTTATGAAATCCTTGAGGTTTTTGGCCTTAAGGAGGAAGCTAATGTTTTGTCGGCTAACCTTCCTTATGGTAAGCAAAGAAAGCTGGAAATTGCCAGGGCTTTGGCTACCTCTCCTAAACTTCTTCTACTGGATGAGCCGGCAGCAGGTATGAATCCCGCTGAGACCGATGAACTTATGGAGACAATTACTCTTATAAGGAAGAAATACGATGTAACTATATTACTTATTGAACATGATATGAAATTGGTAGCCGGAATCTGTGAGAAAATATTTGTACTTAATTTCGGTACGGAACTGGCCAATGGACTTCCCCAAGATGTTCTTAATAATCCGGAGGTAATCAAAGCTTATCTAGGTGAATAA